The sequence AATTTTCAATTCCCACGGAACACAGTTTTTAACCGTATGGTTTTCTTATTATATTCTGGCTTTTGCAATTAAACTTTCACAATGCAAATGCATATACTGACTTACTTCAGATATTATGTTaaactgatataattaaaacaatagaATTCAACAAGAACTGAAATAACTTAAAACAACGAAATAGAATGTAGAATGTATCCAATCTGTAATTGATGACGTGACGGCGTTGTCTATAGAATTATGTCGCATAATGATAGTAACATTGGTAAAATCGTCCgaataaaatatcaacatgTCCCATCCTGTTTCATTAACACCgggaaaataaattttcaaagaCGATTTGATTAAGGTAAGGAATGGCCCTTTAAGATAGAAACACTGCAGTAACTTTAATGTAAATTCAAagatattatcaatattttaatgtaattgtTTCATGTTGAAGCCTTGTCTATCATAACTGTTAATTTGTATTGACATTTATTGTTTGTAGCCTAAGCGCTATTTCACACACCATAACACTCATTTGATGCTTCATGGACTAAACAACACGATATAATTAATTGTTCAAACAAAGCGATATCTCCAATATATCAATTTCATTATATCTCAGGAACTCAAGTAATGAATGAAGACAATTTTATGACTCGTGCCCAATCTGGGCCTCGAATCACGATCTACGGTACACAGTTGCCTAACCAAACATCTGTGCAGCTTACACCAAATGATGTTACAATGATGTGATGATCAACCCGACATAACCTGACATAATCAGTGACAATTCGCAAATCATCTTATTTGGATACCTGGATATATAATCCTCGAAATGCGTATATCTAAGTAGAGTTAGACAAAGCATATACTGTACATGGCACAATGTATCGAGGAGCTAGATAAGTATAAATGTCTTTGAGAGATGATCTTTAACTGAAATGGAACCCTGACGAATCCCAAGTCTCACAGAACAAGTCTTAACACGCCGTTACTGAATATGTTAAGTCGACATATATAACATCATTAAAAGTGATTGTCATAGTTTGGCGCGTCTTTCTTTGATGGTTAGTTGTCCTTAACAAAGACTTTAATCTTACTAATTGGAAATTATCGAGCGACTCGAGTTGTGACATATTCTAGTGAGTGATTGATTAAAGATGCTTATTGTGCTTAAACGACTTTGTATACATGTCTGAAGTAAATGGGATCTTTACACCATCAACCATTACAccttggccctgcaggtagggcgttagaattgtacctgctgtccctattgcatgatcgtaaaaggcgactaaatttaggatcttatcttttctcttcttcctaactgactttaatctttcctaatgcctcccttggcaccgcctcacttttggccttgggttgagcgttcacccctgtgaggaaggctctgggtcctgtcccctggccgagacacaccaaagtctataaaagtggtagtttctgctcctgcttagcgctcagcataaagggagtgggacgactggttagcccgttgtcggtataatgtgaccgggtggggtgtgttgcttggtgtcttcgacggcatgcttcagtgatatagcactataaaaagggcaaaagttccactatacaagaagacataacatgaatataccgcagtctctcaaaacatgtACCTCGCACTACATTCAcgtaacacaccgcatacatgggaggccgtccttacatgaccatagctgttaataggacgttaattaatcaaacaaacaaacaaacaaacccgcCCACACTTTTATTTAAAACGTGCACTCATAAACGCATAATTTCACGCTTCAGTTACAACTAATATTGAGCAAGCGAAAGAGGAATGATGAAGATTTCTTCCATAAACATATGACAGCTTTTAAATGACTTTTAATTCCAATTATTGATTACCttctcaactttatccttctaTAGAACCACTGCGATACTTTAATCCGTTGAATATCTATAGTTCATTGTTATGAAAAATGTCATACAATGTGACATAGTATATGCCCTCAGGTGTCTATGTTGATGCTTTACTGTCTAGACCTGCGATGAGAATAACGCTAATTTATTAACTTCGCCCATTTGGAAAATTCATATTAAAATACAAACACAGATATTATGCATTGAAGGAAAACATGGCGTTACTGCCATGAACACAAACAATAATGTAAACAACTAATTTTGCGGGCAGATAGAAACCGCGAGAATAAAATGGCGCGAAAATGTGCCAAGCATAGGTACAGAAATGATATCGCAAAAAAGTAGAGCTAGGTATGAACAGGCGAAATTAGTTAATAGTGTCATTATAAATGATTGCAAAATTTTTCAATGACATTAAATGCAATATCTAacttaaacaaatatttggtaTTAACTGTACGATTCGGATTCAAAATTTATTATAACTTCTttggaaaaagaaaatattccaACACAACGTGTATAGTGTTGAAAATAATACTTCAAACCTCTCAATATATAAattgaataaagaaataaagcttttaaagaaaaaaacttaTTGGTGTTGCCGCATGGTACTGTAGCCCGATTTTCACAGTAAAAGATGATATTTTTTTGCGGTTTTTTATTACTGTTTTTGCGGGAGACGAGAAATCGATAAACAAACATTCGCCAGGAAGTTGTTTCTACAGCATCTTACGTAGGATTGTTAACAGGTTTGAAGTATAGATCGCGAATTTAACTCacgataaaaaaatattgttaagcAAAAACCGTAAAATAGAGTCGACACGACGTTATGAAAAGAGGTTTGTTTACAACTTTAGCTAATATTCACTGTAGCAGCCTTTTCTGACAACAAGTACACACACTAAGGGATCATTTTCTGAATGAATCATTTACACAAGCATCGACCGTATCTAAAAATCCTTTGGATATTAGTGTCAAACTGTCTGACagatacttttattattttagtgTGCTGGAACAGTAAGTTCGGCAAACAGTGTTATTGTAAGTTGATTCTGGCATCTGTGACTGGTTTTATCTAATCATTATACAAACGTATACTATTTTCTTTTACTCAGCTTTCCAATTAGGACGGTTTTTATCCTTTGAGATAACAATAACATAGTATCTCACATTAGCTCTAAATATGGCCACCCTTCCTTTGAACAGTCACGCTGTATTGCTATCAATGTAGATAAAAGAAAAGACGGCACAAAAGTTGACATAATGAACATAGTAAACAAAAACAGTAATAAAAAACAGATCCGATAACCCTAACGCTGATTTCACGAATACACACAGTTAACACCCTCCCCTCAGAGTTATGGAAGGTCggcttcccatgtatgtggtgtcctgtgtgtgtgaagtgcgtgtgtgtgtttcgggagactgcggtatattcgtgttgcaTCTTCTTGAATAGTGGAACTGCTGccgttttatagtgctatatcactcaAGCGTGTCGCCGAAGACACACGTAGATTACTATTTTGTAAAGTcatatttaaagaaattaaattcatatttataaagtcatatttaaaaaaagtaaagtttatatttataaagtcATATTTGCCATTCGATGAATTATACAAACATAATAAATCATCGAAACAATCTAAAATGCTACAATGGAATTTGGAtatgtgttttgtgtatattatgtaaaatgTGAAGGTTACAATAACTCTATCCACCCAAGACCTATGTCATCGTGAAACTGTAGACAAGGAAAATCTTATAAAATTCTTCATTGATTAAATATCATACGAGATAAACATTCATTTATAAATGCTTGAGAACATCAAGTGTATTCAATGTTAATCATCATCCCTTATATTGTTGGTCTTTGATGTTTTCCTGCCACCTTGAAGTAGTCAGATTACATTTTTGTAACTTCATCACACTCTAATTGTCTAAATGAGTTCTTAATGATACCGTATATCCCTTACAATTTATCTATGTACCTCATTATGATGTGTATGTTTCTTATCCCCCTGTACTTTTGCGGACAGAGACGCTACAGGGTACTAACGAGAAGCGCCTCCTACATTACCTGTTTATTGAGAAGCACTACAACAACCTGGAGCGGCCCGTGGAGAACGAGTCCCACGCCATTCAAGTCTCATTCAGCGTCGTACTACAGCAGATCATTGACGTCGTATGTACTATCTAATGATCCTTAGGTTTTCAACGTACAGTTAGctatttatcaaatatgaatTTTTCCTGAGGTTCATATGGTGTTTTACCGCCCTggtaaaattaaataatgaccGAGGCCGTAGCCCTAGGTCATTATTTGATATTCTACCAGAgcagtataacaccatatggacgaATCAAATGTCCTTCAGTATTATATTTGATTAGAGCATAACTAGTATTGTAGATTATTATACCTCAaatgagaatcctgcattctgattggtcgagagatatctggtattttacactatcacatgGCAGTAAGAATTATAACAATATGagacaatagacacgttcgtagcaaccccctaaCAAggggtgatagtgtatttttggcAGTGCAAAATACATATGCACTCGTTTTctttttcgacgccatctttgttttttgaagcgacgcttcaaaatttatctggagctatttagtaatagATTTGCCAAATCAGTCTGTTTATCGatatctttttttcaaattaagtacGGAGTTTTCCGTTTACACCTTTTCGCTTACCGTCTAAGCGCTATGTGTTGGTTTTGATTAATCTCGTTGGTGATTAGGTGAACGAAAGACATGCAATTacaagcgtcttcgtgacgttgctaatgttgtaaacagacaacgggacgaaaccaaaattcaaTGAGTTTAACAAAATCGTTAGGCCTAAGACTTTAACAAACGCAGGACATAAGACAACAAGAATATTTCACTGAATGCTTATTGTGAGAATTCTTTTTAACAATGCAATGGTAATAAGCGCTATTGAGTAGAAGTTGATATGCTATTTTAATGCTGGCGACGGTGAGTTTAATACTTTtgctaaaataattaaattttttcaaatgattgcaaaaaactagttttgtttctagacttttggtatgataaaataaatactctctgcattagagggtgacagtgcctagtgtcacccctcggaatatcactgtgttcgcctcgggtgacagtgatatcctcggggtgacactaggcactgtcaccttCTAATGCagatagtatttatataatactgACTACCTGTATAGTTGCTTTATTCGCGGGGATTAATTTTCACTATATTTGCGTTTAAGTAAAGTTCCGCAAATAAATAACCACAAACTAGTTAGATATAATGAGAAATGTAGCTTATATATGTCATAAAATGACAATTGTGTGAAGATGTTTTTACTAGTATAAGTATCAAAGTGAAAACCGCGAAACTTTCTCCGCATGTAAGTTGTACAGCACACAATGTTACTTGTTAGATGTAATACAGCATGCAGTCGTCACTTTACATTCGACAATACCTTAATTCTAACAACACATCCTCCCATGGAAATAATCAAGTACTGTATGTGAATttgtgtatttttaacatcGACTGATAAAGTGATTAGGCTGCAAAGTAATGTGATTATTGAACATTTCAGGATGAAAAGATGCAGATCCTTCATTCTAATGTATGGTTAAACATGGTAAGTTAAAATATACAGCAAATGTGttcaataaacatattttaaatttatgatATCATATGCAGATGCGTAGAACTTCAATAAGTTGGATTTCTCGAAATGTCGAACATATCGGACGGTCCAGATTGTTTTTTCTCCAATAGCATATATCATTCTAGTTATCTAAACATATCAGTCAAACGATGAGTCGTAGTACAATGGAAAACCCCTACGTAGCACTCATCCACTACTGATGAATATAATACCAGTTTGTAGTACAACTTCATTCACTAAATAGCCACGAAAAAATCAGTACATAAAGTGCAATAAAGCCGTGATGAAAGTCGGGCTACAACAATTATGATATAATCAGACAATAACTTGATGTGTATCTTCCGTGTCTGGTGGCGGATATGATgattaaatatacaaacatgaaTAAATTTCTCTGTGTTTATGTTCTTTTGCACAGAAATGGAAAGACTGTAATTTGATATGGAACCCCGAGGAATTTGGTGGAATTACATCAATTAGAGTGCCCGCAGCGAAAGTCTGGACACCAGATATACTGATGTACAATAGGTAATGTAGAGGATAATGGTCCACTCTGTGATACTAAAGAGCCATTGGATTCTGGTTACGTGATATGGTCATGAACAAGGTTAATTAGTATACAATATTTCCGACGTTACACTGAGGCCCGGTGTACGGCGAGTCACACTGTAGGCTTTTGTTACTATAGAGTAAGTAGGTTACTAGGCATAGGTGTTTCTATAACAGTCCAAAATCACCAAGTTTAGGATATAGCGCTAGTATTACTTTTCCAACAATATTTGGAACTTTGGCTATAATTATATAGAATGGCAATTGCCACTTTTAATATCACAATCAAACTTAGTGTCATACCCTCGATTatacgaacataccgcagtctcctaaaacacgcacatcgcacttcacacatgctatacaccgcatgcatgggatgccgtccttaaatgaccctggctgttgataggacgttaattaatcaaacaaacaaacaaatctcgATTATAACAAAAGCAAGGACGTTAAGCATTAACGATATCAACCAATCATCAAAGCATCAACCAATCATCAAAGCATCAACCAATCATCAAAGCATCAACCAATCATCAAAGCATCAACCAATAAATCAATTTGGGTTCTATCACAGGTCAAGTTAAGAACAAGGTTACATTGACCTAACTGTAAAATGTTTCGTGTGTTGATATATTCGCTTAGTCACCTTTCATACTAAATTTTACTCTGTATTTGTATCTATAACttatttgtttacatgtcaAGATTTGcacttgttgatatttttaaagtGTGCGGAAAACGAGGATATATGAATCTAAATACTTCGGAACATCAAATGTATCCAATGTAATTCCTCAAAGTGTATGCATTTGATGCTTTCCACTTTTACAGCATTTTATACTTCACAAGTGTTCGTGATGTAGGTCCTTATCATGCTTAGAATACACCAATGTTAACAAAGAAAAAACACTATCGATTTTAGAGGTGCATGTTATAGAAACATACATTGAATCTGATACGAAAATTGATTCAGTTGTAGATAGGACACATGGTATTTTAAATTTCGGTATATATTCAAAAAACCATTTTATATCTGTATTTTGTTGTTCTAGTCAAACGATTGTAATATTGTTAATCTTTTTTCGCAGAAATTGGCTGTcgaaattcaatatttattgtgaaataataaaaaaaatcctatcaCATTCAGCGTGAATATTTTCACATGTGGATATCCCATAAACTAACAAATGAATCTAGCTAACGCAGtcagtttgattttgtttcagtGCTGACGAAGCGTTCGACGGTACCTTCCATACTAACGTAATCGTCTATAGTGACGGCAGATGTTCCTGGATACCGCCCGGAATGTTCAAGAGCACATGCGCAATAAACATTGCATGGTTTCCGTTCGATGAGCAACGATGTGATATGAAGTTCGGGTCGTGGACACACCCTGGTCAGTTGTTAGACTTACAACTGGAAAGTGACAAGGGTGATACTTCAAGTTTTATCAGGAATGGCGAATGGAAACTGCTGGGtaattgttaaatattgtttttggtATAACAATACGGTATTCCTCCGCACGACTACCTCAactaaatttgttttaaaacactTCAATTAGCTTCAtcgttaaaggcccactacctatccggagcaaaacataaaagtttcttaaaaaagcattaataaagaaaatatataaagatggcctaagatgaggttacaaaaccaaacatatgccagatttcctgcgtaatatttGATAACAATGGAGTcttttcgctgttttgccgtccgatgaagtgatattcatctaccgcgcggtatttaggacgacggcgggaaacataagacgacccgcgttataaatatatatatatattttaatcaaattgttcagaaggtgatgatacatgtaagttaataacttttgctactctacaaaattatcgatctcgttttacatccccattttttattaattgaagccgtttcggaaaggtagtaaGCCTTTAAGGTATATGAATAaaagtatatgtaaaacaaaattcagTATGATTTCactttatatcaaataaaaagataattgcaaataaaaataaataattgtgcaaaaaatagaaatgtgtAATAGTTGCCTTCCTAAGTGTGTCAGCTTCCTCAGACTCCAttaacagacatttttttgaaataacTGAAAATTCAATGACATTGAAATTCAATTATAAGATTTCCCAAAGTCTTCCGCTATCGTAAGCGATATATATTTCCAGGCTATAATAGGTAAATCAACTATTTATGATCCGCATTACCTAATTATTGTTTATCTCTAGGTGTACCGGCAGTGCGCAGCGAGCGACATTATGAATGCTGTCCTGAATTCTACATCGACATCACATTTACTGTTCATATACAAAGACGGACACTTTATTACGGCTTCAATATTATAATCCCATGTGTCCTGATATCGTCTATGTCTCTGCTACTCTTTATGCTACCGCCTGACTCGGGTGAAAAAATATCGCTAGGTAAGTAACATTGTCGCACTGACGCTTGAATCGCGTGTGGCACAAAATGTTCACTTTTGCAGCCGAAAAAGAACATAATACTCATAGCATGTTCACCAATCCTATGTAATGTCTTTGTTACTTCAAAAAACTAAAATACATCCACAATGGTACTTTATTGGCGATCTTACGGCCTATACTAAATAAAGAGTTAGTGATTTGGAGCTGAAACGAAATATGATAAAACTCGTTTATAACGAACTCAAGTGGATCTGAAAACGCGTTACACGTGATTTATTGTATAAGAAGAACGAATGGAAATAAATTGTATCTGGATCTGGATACATTTGTGTTTTTTCCAAATGaacaaaaaagtttttattttaggAAAATATTATagcatatatatactatatatggTATCCAAAATACACTTTTTGAACATTTCAGATAGGGTTATGAGTGTCAATGAATTTCAGCAAATTTTGTTATATTACAAGGTTATGTTACTGATCGTGTATATCATATAATGCGTAGTCAGgcaatattgtttgtttcgttATTCATGAACATTAATTTTAACCATGTTCATGACAACTTTACTGTACGCAGGAGTACCCAAAAGAACATTTATGAGTTAAAGGCACAACACTAAGCCAACTGCACTTTTTTCAGGCTGAAAGTGCGCAACACGTACattcactttaaaaaatacaatagaGTAGGATTCAATAAGAGAAATTGCTCAATATCGTCATGTCAATCCGTATAACATAACAGGGTATAGCAATGTAACAGTGTATAGCAATGGTCTGTCAGTCGAAATGGTGTAGTTCTGTCGGTTTCATTACATTGTCATAAACATTGAGGGACGTGCTATCTTATGATTTTAGAACGTTTTGATTTTCATATTgtaactgggtttttttttaatttaaatcatttttttttttaaaagtatatttgaatttatatcaattttggGAACCTCAGTTAAAagtatatttgaatttatatcaattttggGAACCTCAGTTGTTTTTAAATGATACATACACTATGCATTCTTTCAAAATGtatcaaatgatattttctatTGCGTTTTTGAAGGAACaatcaatgttatatataatttatgacTGGATAAATAACATTTGCATTTCCGAACAAAAAATCTATTACCATATATTCTTAATaagttagtgttgtgtctctaACTCTATTTAGAGAAATAATTTagttgtgtttttatttcaatagatACGTGTGTCTAGCTAACAACatagaaatgaaaaaatgtataatttattcattttttttctcgaaaataaatgatttagatattgttttatttttcaaatgtaaCTTCAATAGATTTGATTAAATTTATGGCACTGGTGCTTAGGAACTTATCTGTAATGGTAGCGACACATAATTGCAGGTAGACAGCGGGCGAAGGGAGGTAAGTCTATTGTAGACTTCACTTAATTTTGCCTtagatatttatttctttacaaCAGATTCACCAACGACTGACAGACATTTGCTTATTCTTGTTGCTCACTCACgttacaaatattatataaatattaaatatatatagcgCTCTAAATAAATAGCAAATTAACAGCGGATAGTATTAACATTAGcgtacaatataaaatgatacaGTAGTCATTATTTTGTCGGAATACTCTAGAATGCAGTTCTTCAaaagatatttttgtattaaaattattcattatatAACACAACATCCAATCCAAATCAATGCTTTCgtaaattttgtttcattattttgatcGACTAAAAGACTTAAAAGATGTCGGTTTGGTTTCTAAAAATTAttctttttcattatatattacatttaatattatatctatagaACTTTCAAGATTTCTAATTattataaacttttaaaaaaacacagaaaaaatgcgtatttttttttaaattaccttATGTCTTAGTCACATAAATTACATTTAACAACagtttaattaaaatacatttgatcTGGGTCCGGATTTAACACCCGATTCCGGACCAGAACTTAACTTCATCAACCACAATTGCAATGTTGTGTGTGTTTCGTGCTACTAACTCCATGATGTTGCTAACAACGCTTCACCTGCTCTATAAACCCTATAGCTGCTATCCCAATTGTACATGTGTCTGTACGTTTTACTAACACTTGTACGTGTATGTTTATCTCATGTTTCTCTCCcaaaatatatgcatatatctattgttttgtaCAAATTGTCTTTTCTGCAATTTTCATTGAATATCAATGATATCTAAATGGAATTCTACATGGACATTTCTTTTTCGTGCGAATAGTTTCTGATGAAATAAGTCGGCCCTTTGATTGATAGTAATCCTACATATCTGCTTcctcaggggttactatcactgtcactATGCCATAGCAAAATTGAATGTTCTGTGTGCCACAATAGATGAAACAGATGTTTTGGTCCTTTGATTGAATCAAATAACGGTAAACTGTACGGCTTTGAAGTAGGAtttctttgctggtctgtgaccTTTTTCTTCTGATTTGTCTTCATCTTTACTTTTAAATAGTCCAAGAGTGTACATTACGTCAGTGACAGTAAGTCCTTGAGGATGTGATATCTGGTAACGATGCACATTTTTTCATCATGCACTTTCGCCTAGCTTCTTCACAACGTGTATActaaataatattaaatcatcTTCCATCTCATGATAAAGCTTTTCGTCATTATATTGCAGCAGGATTAGTTACGTTTTGATATAATTAAGGTATTTTAATTTAAGTTATTTGCTATTGTCCTCTTGTATGCCCAGACCGACCCCAGGAGCGTTACCTGGGAAAATTCCACCTTACAAAAATTGTAACAATACCTTAAGGATATATGGCTACGTTTAAACTTGTTTTGCCCAACTGTTTTCAGGTGTAACAATCCTGCTATCCCTGATGGTGTTCCTACTGCTCGTGGCTGAGACTATGCCTCCGACTTCAGACGCTGTACCACTGATAGGTGAGAAGTGTCAAATCACAATATACAGATGTCTTCATGCTCATCCTAAAAACCAACTGTTCATCGGCGacttaatattacatttttatacatatgGGCATATCATTGTCATAAATATTCTAATTATACCAAATTGCTGTTTTCTCACAACAATGCATTTAAAATATTCTTCTCGCCTGCTTTCGCGGAATCTATCGCATGACCTAATGCAGTATCGTACAATATCAAGTATAGCGAGAAATAGCGGATAATAATTAAATGattgaaatgtaatttaaaCTCATTGTGCATTATGTCATAGAAATTTGAACTACATGACAACACTTGATATATAAATCAATGAAGTAATAGCATTAACTCCAGGAAAACGAGTATCATGTGCACATACAAGTGTATTAAGTAGTTTATAGAATTGCTGTATAAATGCATTCAAACCTACCTTGAAAGTAACTATGCTTGGTCATGTAAACTAACTCGAATTTAAGGATCTAAATCAGTCTACGACATATTGACTTTTCTTCATAAGATATAATCAACTATATCTGCTCCTTGATATATTTTCTACATGTTGGTTGTTGgtagttttaatatttcaac is a genomic window of Argopecten irradians isolate NY chromosome 10, Ai_NY, whole genome shotgun sequence containing:
- the LOC138333550 gene encoding neuronal acetylcholine receptor subunit alpha-7-like; translated protein: MHVWTVMGNPRLVRLEMALLIILAVVRETLQGTNEKRLLHYLFIEKHYNNLERPVENESHAIQVSFSVVLQQIIDVDEKMQILHSNVWLNMKWKDCNLIWNPEEFGGITSIRVPAAKVWTPDILMYNSADEAFDGTFHTNVIVYSDGRCSWIPPGMFKSTCAINIAWFPFDEQRCDMKFGSWTHPGQLLDLQLESDKGDTSSFIRNGEWKLLGVPAVRSERHYECCPEFYIDITFTVHIQRRTLYYGFNIIIPCVLISSMSLLLFMLPPDSGEKISLGVTILLSLMVFLLLVAETMPPTSDAVPLIGIYFCCIMVMCSLSVMFTVIVLNFHYRGPDTHRLPDWVRKYINGWLAAGLQMKRHTRDPKDLHRDIVQRSRLRDVVLQDRQSRSLLPNVVETDEDIGLRYENGSYSGTSGVKREETSLMNSQRCELISILKELRKITIRCKREEEDMEMRGEWRFAAMVIDRLCLWICVTFTLASTMGVLFSAPHLIT